In the genome of Tannockella kyphosi, one region contains:
- a CDS encoding DUF1934 domain-containing protein, whose product MIKFVKVKYKAIFHYEGQEPSTVYYKGQGEFDDQAIEVSFNDENYGNIKIHIKEEEVVLTTGKAFVVLRDEIVENIYNTPYGAIVLNTRLLLVEYNEKTIKLKYEVLQEKEVIGNVFILVNMLEVDNDEVNRLFA is encoded by the coding sequence ATGATAAAATTTGTAAAAGTAAAATATAAAGCTATCTTTCATTATGAAGGACAAGAGCCATCTACTGTTTATTATAAAGGACAAGGAGAATTTGATGATCAAGCAATAGAAGTGTCTTTTAATGATGAAAATTATGGGAATATTAAGATACATATAAAAGAAGAGGAAGTTGTTTTAACAACTGGAAAAGCTTTTGTTGTACTAAGAGATGAAATAGTAGAAAATATTTATAATACTCCTTATGGTGCAATTGTATTAAACACAAGATTACTATTAGTTGAATATAATGAAAAAACAATTAAATTAAAATATGAAGTACTCCAAGAAAAAGAAGTAATAGGGAATGTGTTTATTTTAGTGAATATGTTGGAGGTAGATAATGATGAAGTTAATAGGTTATTTGCATAA
- a CDS encoding transglycosylase domain-containing protein: MKKTIKWIISLSILCILTIICAYILIYILINPTIQDTSFLTLYDNTESVFYDTSSSKDVSLEEVSPYFLDAIVAIEDHRFYSHYGFDIIGIFRAIYTNISELSLSQGASTLSQQYARLVYLDNDKTWTRKIKEAIYTIAIETHYDKAEILEGYINEVYFGHGVYGIKDASYYYFQKEASELTLEESAMLAGVVNGPSYYSPLIDYEAATNRQTIVLDRMLELEYIDQEQYTLASQSELVVASENELSEDQDSYYYRDLVLTQLEELGYDKDQGYEIYTTLDPDYQSELIQSTSSNTNSKVVQTASIVVEPYTSKILALMGGNDYSESTYNRALYANRQIGSTIKPFLYYVALENGFDATTSFLSEPTTFILDDGNTYTPQNYNNIYAYQNITLAQAIAVSDNIYAMKTHLFLGVDYLTDFLELFHYDISASASLALGTLNTNVYDLANVYNTLASEGAYQEIYCIEKIIDSNGTTVYVHRDEPVQLLDQDSCLILAQLLTGTFDSQFNTYLSATLSDYTLDGTYAAKTGTTDYDSLTVGYNPSILTITWVGYDDNLELDDYSDRVISKSVVIDMLEKNASEDASWYTLSDTLEAIMIDPLTGLPSENGTIYWFKK; this comes from the coding sequence ATGAAAAAAACAATCAAATGGATCATTTCATTAAGTATCCTATGTATCCTAACTATTATCTGTGCTTATATACTTATTTATATACTCATTAACCCAACTATTCAAGATACTTCTTTTCTTACACTCTATGATAATACAGAATCTGTTTTCTATGATACCTCTTCTTCTAAAGATGTTTCTTTAGAAGAAGTGAGTCCTTATTTTTTAGATGCTATTGTAGCAATTGAAGATCATCGTTTTTATAGTCATTATGGTTTTGATATTATTGGGATATTTCGTGCTATTTATACAAATATTAGCGAGTTATCTTTATCTCAAGGAGCTAGTACATTAAGCCAACAATATGCTAGATTAGTATATTTAGATAATGATAAAACATGGACTCGTAAAATAAAAGAAGCTATTTATACAATTGCTATAGAGACTCATTATGATAAAGCAGAGATATTAGAAGGTTATATAAATGAAGTATATTTTGGTCATGGGGTTTATGGTATCAAGGATGCTAGTTATTATTATTTTCAAAAAGAAGCTAGTGAATTAACTTTAGAAGAATCTGCTATGTTAGCAGGAGTGGTGAATGGGCCTAGTTATTATTCTCCACTTATTGATTATGAGGCTGCTACTAATCGTCAAACCATTGTATTAGATCGAATGTTAGAATTAGAGTATATTGACCAAGAACAATATACTTTAGCTAGTCAGAGTGAACTAGTTGTTGCTAGTGAAAATGAACTTAGTGAAGATCAGGATAGTTATTATTATAGAGATTTAGTTTTAACACAATTAGAGGAATTAGGTTATGATAAGGATCAAGGCTATGAGATATATACTACTCTAGATCCTGATTATCAAAGTGAGCTAATTCAATCTACTTCTAGTAATACTAATTCAAAAGTAGTACAAACTGCTTCTATTGTAGTAGAGCCTTATACTAGTAAGATTCTAGCATTGATGGGAGGAAATGATTATAGTGAAAGTACGTATAATAGAGCTCTTTATGCAAATAGACAAATTGGTAGTACAATTAAACCTTTTCTATATTATGTTGCTTTAGAAAATGGTTTTGATGCAACTACTTCTTTTCTAAGTGAACCAACTACTTTTATATTAGATGATGGTAATACTTATACCCCTCAAAACTATAATAATATATATGCTTATCAAAACATTACTTTAGCACAAGCTATTGCTGTTTCTGATAATATTTATGCTATGAAAACGCACTTGTTTTTAGGTGTTGATTATTTAACTGATTTCTTAGAATTATTTCATTATGATATTAGTGCTAGTGCCTCTTTAGCTTTAGGTACTTTAAATACAAATGTATATGATCTAGCAAACGTATATAATACGCTTGCTAGTGAAGGGGCTTATCAAGAGATTTATTGTATTGAAAAAATTATTGATAGTAATGGGACTACTGTATATGTTCATCGAGATGAACCTGTTCAATTATTAGATCAAGATAGTTGTTTGATTTTAGCCCAACTATTAACTGGTACTTTTGATAGTCAGTTTAATACTTATTTAAGTGCTACCCTTAGTGATTATACATTAGATGGTACTTATGCAGCAAAAACAGGTACTACTGATTATGATAGTTTAACTGTTGGATATAATCCTTCTATTTTAACTATTACTTGGGTGGGATATGATGATAATTTAGAGTTGGATGATTATAGTGATCGAGTGATTAGTAAGAGTGTTGTTATTGATATGTTAGAAAAGAATGCGAGTGAGGATGCTTCTTGGTATACGTTAAGTGATACATTGGAAGCAATAATGATTGATCCTTTAACAGGGTTACCTAGTGAGAATGGAACTATTTATTGGTTTAAAAAATAG
- a CDS encoding HD domain-containing protein, which produces MEPTTFTLESINLDHNRVFRDAVHNYIYVENQLIMDLIDTKEMQRLRRIKQLGGTYQVYQSAEHSRFSHSLGVYKIVKTMCKDNCIGKNLNDYDKLTVQCAALLHDLGHGPFSHCFEDAFDVFHEDFTIRIIEEDSEVHQILESFHPGFSKVVSSVIKKEHPNKVLVQMTSSQLDADRMDYLLRDSYFTGTTYGQFDLQRILRIMKVQDGRIVYKKSGVQAIEDYILARYHMYWQVYYHPTARSYEQTLISTFRRIKDLYKEGYDLGDIFYLEPFLKGNISSSQYVDLDESVVLYYFKRFTVSDDKILKDLANRFLNRKLFAYDDAKKEESIRLQCINQGYDPRYYVVSDKQSQEPYRYYGSEHAISEIEIIVENGTIALPEVSEIVGAITNSKKNKEDNKVFYPK; this is translated from the coding sequence ATGGAACCAACAACATTTACATTAGAAAGCATTAATTTAGATCATAATCGAGTGTTTAGAGATGCTGTACACAATTATATTTATGTTGAAAATCAATTAATAATGGACTTAATAGATACAAAAGAAATGCAACGATTACGTCGTATTAAACAATTAGGTGGTACTTATCAAGTATATCAAAGTGCAGAACATTCTCGTTTTTCACATTCTTTGGGAGTATATAAAATAGTAAAAACAATGTGTAAAGATAACTGTATTGGAAAGAACTTAAATGATTATGATAAACTAACAGTACAATGTGCCGCTTTATTACATGATCTAGGTCATGGCCCATTTTCTCATTGTTTTGAAGATGCCTTTGATGTATTTCATGAAGACTTTACGATTCGTATTATTGAAGAAGATAGTGAAGTTCATCAAATATTAGAATCCTTTCATCCAGGTTTTAGTAAAGTAGTTAGTAGTGTTATAAAAAAAGAACATCCTAATAAAGTATTAGTTCAAATGACTAGTAGTCAGTTAGATGCAGATCGAATGGATTATTTATTAAGAGATTCTTATTTTACGGGTACAACATATGGTCAATTTGATTTACAAAGAATATTACGGATTATGAAAGTCCAAGATGGACGTATTGTTTATAAGAAATCAGGAGTACAAGCAATCGAAGATTATATCTTGGCTAGATATCATATGTATTGGCAAGTTTATTATCATCCTACTGCTAGAAGTTATGAACAAACATTAATTAGTACTTTTAGAAGAATCAAAGACTTATATAAAGAAGGTTATGATCTTGGAGATATTTTCTATTTAGAACCATTTTTAAAAGGGAATATTTCTTCTAGTCAATATGTTGATTTAGATGAAAGCGTAGTCTTATATTATTTTAAAAGATTTACAGTAAGTGATGATAAAATCTTAAAAGATTTAGCAAATCGTTTCTTAAATCGAAAACTATTTGCCTATGATGATGCAAAAAAAGAAGAATCCATTCGTCTTCAATGCATTAACCAAGGATATGATCCTAGATACTATGTAGTTAGCGACAAACAAAGCCAAGAACCATATCGTTATTATGGTTCAGAACATGCTATTTCTGAAATAGAAATTATTGTAGAAAATGGCACTATTGCTTTACCTGAGGTATCGGAAATAGTAGGTGCAATTACTAACTCTAAAAAGAACAAAGAAGACAACAAAGTATTTTATCCAAAATAG
- a CDS encoding DUF1653 domain-containing protein: protein MERKLYINRLYRHFKGMLYYVVEEGLDSETLEPVVIYRQLYGEYKTFVRNKEMFLSLVDKQKYPEVEAMYRFTLVEE, encoded by the coding sequence ATGGAAAGAAAATTATATATAAATCGTTTATATCGTCATTTTAAAGGAATGTTGTATTATGTAGTAGAGGAAGGGTTGGATAGTGAAACACTAGAGCCTGTTGTGATTTATCGTCAATTATATGGAGAGTATAAAACATTTGTACGTAATAAAGAAATGTTTTTATCATTAGTAGATAAACAAAAGTATCCAGAAGTAGAAGCAATGTATCGATTTACATTAGTGGAGGAATAA